In Zingiber officinale cultivar Zhangliang chromosome 3B, Zo_v1.1, whole genome shotgun sequence, a single window of DNA contains:
- the LOC121968459 gene encoding probable L-ascorbate peroxidase 4, peroxisomal: MVDAEYLQEIEKARRDLRALISNKNCAPIILRLAWHDAGTYDAKTKSGGPNGSIRLEEEYSHRANAGLKIAIDLLEPVKEKHPNVSYADLYQLAGVVAVEVTGGPTIQFKPGRKDSSVCPEEGRLPDANQGVSHLREVFYRMGLTDKDIVALSGGHTLGRGHQERSGHEGPWTKDPLKFDNSYYVELLEGETEGLLKLHTDLALLEDPVFRGYVEFYAEDEDAFFKDYAESHKKLSELGFTTRGRTSCIILQGAVGIALAALFLIPVHIYDLNAKMKDFFC; encoded by the exons ATGGTGGACGCAGAGTACCTCCAGGAGATCGAGAAGGCGCGAAGGGACCTCCGTGCTCTCATCTCAAACAAGAACTGCGCTCCCATCATCCTCCGTCTCGC ATGGCATGATGCTGGCACATATGATGCCAAAACAAAATCGGGCGGCCCTAATGGCTCGATAAGGTTGGAGGAGGAGTATTCTCATCGAGCAAATGCTGGACTCAAGATAGCGATTGATCTTTTAG AACCAGTAAAGGAGAAACATCCAAACGTTTCATATGCAGACCTCTACCAG CTTGCAGGAGTAGTTGCGGTGGAGGTAACCGGCGGACCAACTATTCAGTTTAAGCCAGGAAGAAAA GATTCATCTGTTTGTCCTGAGGAAGGACGTCTTCCAGATGCCAATCAAG GTGTTTCGCATTTGAGGGAAGTCTTTTACCGAATGGGTTTGACAGACAAGGATATTGTGGCACTGTCTGGTGGCCACACCCTG GGAAGAGGGCATCAAGAGAGATCAGGACATGAAGGCCCATGGACAAAGGATCCTCTCAAGTTTGATAACTCCTACTATGT AGAATTGCTGGAAGGGGAAACAGAGGGACTCCTGAAACTTCATACTGATCTTGCTCTGTTAGAAGATCCTGTTTTCAGAGGCTATGTTGAGTTTTATGCAGAG GACGAGGATGCTTTCTTCAAAGATTATGCAGAATCACATAAGAAACTTTCAGAGCTGGGCTTTACTACCAGAGGAAGGACAAGCTGTATAATACTGCAAGGTGCAGTCGGTATTGCGCTAGCAGCTCTATTCCTCATTCCAGTACATATTTATGATCTTAATGCGAAAATGAAAGATTTCTTTTGCTGA